TCAGATCAAGGCTTGCGCTTGCGCGGCCCGGTGTTGAAAGCCGGCACCTTGCGCACCGGTTTCACCGCCGGAGCTTCAGCCACTTCGCCACTGTCCACCCACTTGCCCAGGTTGCGCTTGCCGCCACCGCCGGAGGTTTTCGGCTTCTTGGGCTTCTTCGGCTTTTTCACCACCTGGCCACTGGCATCGGTTTCCGGCACCCGGTGCTCGGGTTCGAAATCCTGTTCCTCATGGCGCTTGAGGGTCTGGCGGGTGAGCATCTCGATCGCCGAGAGCAGGTTCACCTCGTCGGCGCACACCAGGGAAATCGCCTCGCCGGTGGAACCGGCACGGCCGGTACGCCCGATGCGGTGGATGTAATCCTCGGCCACGATCGGCAGGTCGAAGTTGACCACCAGGGGCAGGTCTTCGATGTCCAGGCCGCGGGCCGCCACATCGGTGGCCACCAGGATCTGGATCTCACTGGCCTTGAACCGGTCCAGGGCGCGCTGACGCGTGGCCTGTGGCTTGTCGCCATGGATGCCGTCGGCATTCACGCCCTGGCCCTGGAGTTTCTCCACCAGCGCATCCACACCGTTGCGGGTCTTGGCGAACACCAGCACCTGCTTCCAGCGATTCTTGCGCAGCAGGTGGCTGAACAGCTCCGGCTTGCGCTTCTTGTCCACCGGCACCACCCATTGCTTGACCGTGTTGGCAGCCACGTTGCGCGGGCTGACCTCGATGCTCAGCGGATCGTTGAGCATCTGCCCGGCCAGCTGGCGGATGGCGTCGGAGAAGGTGGCGGAGAACAACAGGGTCTGGCGTTTCTTCGGCAGGGCCGCGTAGATGCTCTT
The DNA window shown above is from Pseudomonas protegens CHA0 and carries:
- a CDS encoding DEAD/DEAH box helicase, whose product is MTFATLGLIEPLLRALETLGYQTPTPVQAQAIPAVLGGRDLMAAAQTGTGKTAGFALPLLQLLTLEGPKVDSNSVRALILVPTRELAEQVHESVRQYAEHLPLRTYAVYGGVSINPQMMKLRKGVDLLVATPGRLLDLFRQNAVKFSQLQTLVLDEADRMLDLGFSEELKSIYAALPKKRQTLLFSATFSDAIRQLAGQMLNDPLSIEVSPRNVAANTVKQWVVPVDKKRKPELFSHLLRKNRWKQVLVFAKTRNGVDALVEKLQGQGVNADGIHGDKPQATRQRALDRFKASEIQILVATDVAARGLDIEDLPLVVNFDLPIVAEDYIHRIGRTGRAGSTGEAISLVCADEVNLLSAIEMLTRQTLKRHEEQDFEPEHRVPETDASGQVVKKPKKPKKPKTSGGGGKRNLGKWVDSGEVAEAPAVKPVRKVPAFNTGPRKRKP